From a region of the Pseudoclavibacter endophyticus genome:
- a CDS encoding DUF58 domain-containing protein: MTAPAPAPHRVAQQTPSDAEAPRAAAEPGVAPVSADAPARATETGGAAEALRVERDRFEGLVTVARVAWAWMREHGRTLWERISPVIRVITTLAWVLIGAGAVLLVAGAWLGWIELLVLGGVALVMVLVAVPFAFGRAVYEVEIELNPRRVTVGDRALGRLTVRNAGERRALPTRMEFPVGKGRAEFGIPLLRPGQSHEELFSVPTTRRAVIPAGPARSIRGDELGILRRTVKWTGVIDLFVHPRTVRLESSAAGLLRDLEGVTTTKITDHDLAFHALRPYEPGDDLRHVHWKTTARTGTLMVRQFEETRRSQITIVHTLDRSRYRSEEEFELSISVFASIVQQVLREDLDIEAVNELGALPTRSIVAMLDATSRFDVVEPEHPSFRSYVSEATRRLSPPTVVIFVGGSGLSPSDLHRARSLFPHEVSVTAFRCDTEARVSRRQLGQLTIGTVSKLGDLPRLLRGKGLV, translated from the coding sequence ATGACCGCACCAGCTCCAGCCCCACACCGGGTCGCCCAGCAGACGCCGAGCGACGCGGAGGCCCCGCGCGCCGCGGCGGAGCCGGGCGTCGCCCCGGTGAGCGCCGACGCCCCGGCCCGCGCGACCGAGACGGGCGGCGCCGCCGAGGCGCTTCGGGTCGAACGTGATCGTTTCGAGGGACTCGTCACCGTCGCACGCGTCGCCTGGGCGTGGATGCGCGAGCACGGCCGCACCCTGTGGGAGCGCATCTCGCCGGTCATCCGCGTCATCACGACCCTCGCATGGGTCCTCATCGGCGCAGGAGCGGTGCTGCTCGTGGCGGGCGCCTGGCTCGGCTGGATCGAGCTGCTCGTGCTCGGCGGGGTCGCCCTCGTCATGGTGCTCGTCGCCGTGCCCTTCGCCTTCGGCCGCGCCGTCTATGAGGTCGAGATCGAGCTCAACCCGCGCCGCGTGACGGTGGGCGACCGTGCCCTCGGCCGCCTCACCGTGCGCAACGCGGGCGAACGCCGCGCGCTGCCGACGCGCATGGAGTTCCCAGTCGGGAAGGGCCGCGCCGAGTTCGGCATTCCGCTCCTGCGTCCGGGGCAGTCGCACGAGGAGCTGTTCTCCGTGCCGACGACGCGCCGGGCCGTCATTCCGGCGGGTCCGGCTCGGTCGATCCGTGGCGACGAGCTCGGCATCCTGCGCCGCACGGTCAAATGGACCGGTGTCATCGATCTGTTCGTGCATCCGCGCACGGTGCGTCTCGAATCGTCCGCCGCCGGCCTCCTGCGCGACCTCGAGGGCGTCACCACGACGAAGATCACCGACCACGATCTCGCGTTCCATGCACTGCGACCGTACGAGCCCGGCGACGACCTGCGCCACGTGCACTGGAAGACGACGGCCCGCACGGGCACGCTCATGGTGCGGCAGTTCGAAGAGACGCGCCGCTCGCAGATCACCATCGTGCACACGCTCGACCGGTCGCGTTACCGCAGCGAGGAGGAGTTCGAGCTCAGCATCTCGGTGTTCGCGTCGATCGTGCAGCAGGTGCTGCGCGAAGACCTCGACATCGAGGCGGTGAATGAGCTCGGCGCGCTGCCCACACGTTCCATCGTGGCGATGCTCGACGCGACGAGCCGCTTCGACGTGGTCGAGCCCGAACACCCGTCGTTCCGTTCGTACGTGTCGGAGGCCACCCGCCGGCTCTCGCCGCCGACCGTCGTCATCTTCGTGGGCGGCAGCGGGCTCAGCCCGAGCGACCTGCACCGGGCACGCTCGCTCTTTCCCCACGAGGTCAGCGTGACCGCGTTCCGCTGCGACACCGAGGCTCGCGTCAGTCGCCGGCAGCTCGGCCAGCTCACGATCGGCACCGTCTCCAAGCTGGGCGATCTGCCTCGGCTGCTCCGTGGAAAGGGCCTGGTGTGA
- a CDS encoding transglutaminase-like domain-containing protein encodes MNTTNAAARRFTARGWIDLGVFAALVLIAMLGFQSPYSGWWFLLATAGGLIVGVGAALLGSLWRLNVLNTVLVGVAGYFLLGTAFALPFSGFLAVLPTFQTLAALAIGAVQSWRDIITLQPPVEGPDHTLVLPYIATFAVTLAGSIVVLRWLQRHDRSVGKAAVVLVGPLALFILTTITGTSEPFLGVLRGLAIGLIAVVWLGWRRGLPNVAGDEARKGLWRRRLAGTAVIAVAAGVVAGGSGAIVQPVVDSERFVLRDEVTPPFEPFLYESPLAGFRMYTKDLRDTVLLKIAGLEPGDSLRLAVLDSYTGKKWEIVDPDLGIEGAGTYNLVGRDVPQTDFLTSSTMRQIEVHVENYDDIWLPTIGAPTRVDLIAGSVTDRRSDLRFNAETGTGLVMSGLGANDVYAVTADLQDYPLEGQLDNIPVANIELPPSAPAPAVLVERMQTFIQGETSPYLQLRAIEQAFTSQGYLSHGTASDQAPSRAGHGLDRMQELFDLRYMIGDSEQYASAMALMARELGYPSRVVMGYAPESVPQGGGLVDVRGSDVTAWVEVAFEGFGWVRFDPTPEQTDVPVNTVSEPQSKPRAQVRQPPQTEERPDDLITAADRPEDDEDKVDESGLPWWVIAIITAVAIPLVLYLLPLLVFVLIRAIRRRRRQRGDPDARLAGAWDEAVDRLAELGYAVPVRETRPRTARAMHPELAPIASRADAAVFGIAEPSDAVIEGVWDDADRVVRAARRESTFARRLAARFRVSQHRRRTAKDASSRVRGEMTLARADLRNRALRSHGEALPSAETIAQIEATGHAVDGSDLPGAPTASGTGIAIAKPPAGGEDGRRR; translated from the coding sequence GTGAACACGACGAATGCCGCGGCACGGCGCTTCACCGCGCGCGGATGGATCGACCTCGGCGTGTTCGCCGCGCTCGTGCTCATCGCCATGCTCGGGTTCCAGTCGCCGTACAGCGGGTGGTGGTTCCTGCTCGCAACGGCCGGAGGCCTTATCGTCGGCGTTGGCGCCGCGCTCCTCGGCAGCCTGTGGCGCCTGAACGTGCTCAACACGGTGCTCGTCGGCGTCGCCGGCTACTTCCTGCTCGGCACCGCGTTCGCCCTCCCGTTCTCCGGATTCCTCGCGGTGCTGCCGACGTTCCAGACCCTCGCGGCACTCGCGATCGGCGCCGTGCAGTCGTGGCGCGACATCATCACGCTGCAGCCACCGGTCGAGGGCCCCGACCACACGCTCGTGCTCCCGTACATCGCGACCTTCGCCGTCACACTCGCCGGCTCGATCGTCGTGCTGCGGTGGCTGCAGCGACACGACCGGTCGGTCGGCAAGGCTGCGGTCGTGCTGGTGGGCCCGTTGGCCCTCTTCATCCTCACGACGATCACGGGCACCTCCGAACCGTTCCTCGGCGTGCTGCGGGGGCTCGCCATCGGCCTCATCGCCGTCGTGTGGCTCGGCTGGCGGCGCGGGCTGCCGAACGTGGCAGGCGACGAGGCCCGCAAGGGATTGTGGCGCCGCCGTCTGGCGGGCACGGCGGTCATCGCGGTCGCCGCGGGCGTCGTCGCGGGCGGCTCGGGCGCAATCGTGCAGCCCGTCGTCGACAGCGAGCGGTTCGTCCTGCGCGACGAGGTGACGCCGCCGTTCGAGCCGTTCCTCTACGAAAGCCCGCTCGCAGGGTTCCGCATGTACACGAAAGATCTGCGCGACACGGTGCTGCTCAAGATCGCCGGCCTCGAGCCGGGCGACTCGCTCCGTCTCGCCGTGCTCGACTCGTACACGGGCAAGAAATGGGAGATCGTCGACCCCGACCTCGGCATCGAGGGTGCCGGCACGTACAACCTCGTCGGCCGCGATGTGCCCCAGACCGACTTCCTCACGTCATCGACCATGCGCCAGATCGAGGTGCACGTCGAGAACTACGACGACATCTGGCTGCCGACCATCGGCGCCCCGACGCGCGTCGACCTCATCGCGGGCTCGGTGACCGACCGCCGCAGCGACCTGCGCTTCAACGCCGAGACGGGCACGGGCCTCGTGATGAGCGGACTCGGCGCGAACGACGTCTACGCCGTGACCGCCGACCTGCAGGACTACCCGCTCGAGGGGCAACTCGACAACATTCCGGTCGCGAACATCGAGCTGCCGCCGTCGGCCCCCGCTCCTGCGGTGCTCGTCGAGCGCATGCAGACGTTCATTCAGGGCGAGACCTCGCCGTACCTGCAGCTGCGCGCGATCGAGCAGGCGTTCACGTCGCAGGGCTACCTCAGTCACGGCACGGCAAGCGATCAGGCGCCGTCTCGGGCCGGCCACGGGCTCGATCGCATGCAGGAGCTCTTCGACCTGCGGTACATGATCGGCGACTCCGAGCAATACGCGTCGGCGATGGCGCTCATGGCGCGCGAGCTGGGGTACCCGTCGCGCGTCGTCATGGGGTACGCGCCGGAGTCGGTGCCACAGGGCGGCGGACTCGTCGACGTGCGCGGCAGCGATGTCACCGCGTGGGTCGAGGTCGCGTTCGAGGGATTCGGATGGGTGCGGTTCGACCCGACGCCCGAGCAGACCGACGTGCCCGTCAACACGGTCTCCGAGCCGCAATCGAAGCCGCGCGCCCAGGTGCGCCAGCCCCCGCAGACGGAGGAGCGCCCCGACGACCTCATCACGGCCGCCGACCGGCCCGAGGACGACGAGGACAAGGTCGACGAGAGCGGCTTGCCGTGGTGGGTGATCGCCATCATCACGGCCGTCGCCATCCCCCTCGTGCTCTATCTGCTCCCTCTCCTCGTATTCGTGCTCATCCGCGCGATTCGCCGCCGCCGACGGCAACGGGGTGATCCGGATGCCCGGCTCGCGGGCGCCTGGGACGAGGCCGTCGACCGCCTCGCCGAACTCGGCTACGCGGTGCCCGTCCGCGAGACCCGTCCCCGCACGGCCAGGGCCATGCATCCCGAATTGGCGCCCATCGCGTCGCGAGCCGACGCGGCCGTCTTCGGCATCGCCGAACCCAGCGATGCCGTTATCGAGGGCGTCTGGGACGACGCCGACCGGGTCGTGCGCGCCGCCCGTCGCGAATCCACCTTCGCCCGTCGCCTTGCCGCACGGTTCCGCGTGAGCCAGCATCGGCGCCGCACGGCGAAGGATGCGTCGTCGCGCGTGCGTGGCGAGATGACACTCGCCCGCGCCGACCTCCGCAACCGGGCGCTGCGGTCGCACGGCGAGGCCCTTCCGAGCGCCGAGACAATCGCGCAGATCGAGGCCACCGGTCACGCGGTCGACGGATCGGACCTGCCGGGCGCCCCCACGGCATCCGGCACCGGAATCGCGATCGCCAAGCCGCCCGCGGGCGGCGAGGACGGTCGCCGCCGGTGA
- a CDS encoding FtsK/SpoIIIE domain-containing protein, with product MKLKLTLVRPGGQAVDLTATAEPTTPIADLAREIYNTDPKRQTDPLGPHDRISLRLHSVPDAQGRSTSKILDAQTPIAETSIASGAFVSLAGASEAAAEGGAKRQAAAKITVLRGPDEGAEYLVAAGSSTIGRDSSNDVVLKDPLVSKQHARLNVTDVAEVIDLGSANGTRVNSEPITRANFTRNDVITVGQTTFMVEVAALGAGTDAGGVVKLNRSPRLDPQYEGRELIAPDPPSKPRPQRLPWIMFFVPFIMGPLMLAMGRSPYSMVFMLMMPLMMTAMFIDNRRFAKKMWKEARIEFAAAVDATADEIDDEHKVERIGRLREAPSVAEVIDDAFTHGPLLWTRRPEHHEFLKVRLGIGDMPSRVTIKMPGNKQGVPEMWKDLRRLELHTSIVRDVPVVESFRESGNIGVGGQRNVAAGVARAIVMQVVGMHSPAEVVVHAVASTESAGDWEWLKWLPHVGGGHSPIGAEALAAGTEPVTRLVSEVGDLLDKRLAATEATAQGEDDIGTMPIVVFVVEDDTPIERHRLIRILEHGPEVGIHTVWVANSLARIPAACRTYLELSPATGDAVAGFVKAGGLGVTPVVCDMVDRAGAEAFSRALAPVEDASVALDDASDLPRSVNFLSIVGTELAKEPEAILERWGETHSILTGPRASGQVGKQKSSLRAVFGMAAAEPFAIDLRADGPHALVGGTTGSGKSEFLQAWVLGMATAHSPQRVSFLFVDYKGGSAFADCIELPHCIGIVTDLSQHMVYRALTSLRAELHYREHLFNRKKVKDLIELERTGDPEVPPSLIIIVDEFAALVNEVPEFVDGMVDIAQRGRSLGLHMVLATQRPAGVIRDNLRANTNLRIALRMADEADSQDILGLKMAAHFDSSTPGRGAAKTGPGRVRPFQSGYAGGWTSDEAEPSRVELEELRFGSPVAWDSLPDPERDRKREEAANRPSDIRRVVDTVRTAADLAELPELRKPWLPNLQDTYDLSRLPNSRTDTELLLGVCDRPQDQTQPTMSFFPDRDGNFAVIGTGGSGKTGTLRTIAASAAITVRGGPVHVYGLDFAGGGLAMLEPLPHVGGIVNSEDEDRVGRLLRTLRSEIDRRSQAYAEIRASTVSEYRVLANRPNEPRILLMLDGIGAFRDAFEGNLRMPFWDLFMQIASDGRQVGVHVIVTADRLNAIPMALNSSIQRRLILRLTSRDDYVSAGVPRDVIQPTSPPGRGVLDGLELQAAVLGGDSNVAVQAKRVEGLAASMRKLGVADAQPVLTLPDDIVLSSIGASPDRVRIGIADEDLGPLDIEPVGALAVTGPPGSGKTTMLVTVATSLRKLKPRARIYLISGRRSAIAAEPVWSQATHDQDEIVELLEDLRDDLEAGALEPGEVTLVVEYLSDFGGTPVERPLEAVVKALLKQEQFVVAENDLATWNQVHGLSGVIRSKRRGIIMQPAEGEADNLLSTPLGRIKRGSLPVGRGFLVEFAKATKFQAARVEH from the coding sequence GTGAAGCTCAAACTGACGCTCGTGCGTCCGGGTGGGCAGGCCGTCGATCTGACCGCGACCGCCGAGCCGACGACCCCGATCGCCGACCTCGCCCGCGAGATCTACAACACCGACCCCAAGCGGCAGACCGACCCGCTCGGCCCGCACGACCGCATCAGCCTGCGCCTGCACTCCGTTCCTGACGCGCAGGGCCGCTCGACGTCGAAAATCCTCGACGCCCAGACCCCGATCGCGGAGACATCGATCGCCTCCGGCGCGTTCGTCTCGCTCGCGGGCGCGAGCGAGGCCGCGGCCGAAGGCGGCGCGAAACGGCAGGCGGCGGCCAAGATCACCGTGCTGCGGGGCCCCGACGAGGGCGCCGAGTACCTCGTCGCCGCGGGCTCGTCGACGATCGGACGCGACTCGTCGAACGACGTCGTGCTGAAAGACCCGCTCGTGTCGAAGCAGCACGCGCGGCTGAACGTGACCGATGTCGCCGAAGTCATCGACCTCGGCTCGGCCAACGGCACCCGCGTCAACAGCGAGCCGATCACGCGCGCCAACTTCACGCGCAACGACGTGATCACCGTCGGTCAGACGACCTTCATGGTCGAGGTCGCGGCGCTCGGGGCCGGCACGGACGCGGGCGGGGTCGTCAAGCTCAACCGCTCACCGCGTCTCGACCCGCAATACGAGGGGCGCGAGCTCATCGCCCCCGATCCGCCGTCGAAGCCGCGACCCCAGCGGCTGCCGTGGATCATGTTCTTCGTGCCGTTCATCATGGGCCCGCTCATGCTCGCGATGGGCCGCAGCCCGTACTCCATGGTGTTCATGCTCATGATGCCGCTCATGATGACGGCGATGTTCATCGACAACCGCCGCTTCGCGAAGAAGATGTGGAAAGAGGCGCGCATCGAGTTCGCGGCCGCCGTCGACGCAACCGCCGACGAGATCGACGACGAGCACAAGGTCGAGCGAATTGGGCGACTGCGCGAGGCGCCGTCGGTCGCGGAGGTGATCGACGACGCCTTCACCCACGGCCCGCTGCTGTGGACGCGGCGGCCGGAGCACCACGAATTCCTCAAGGTCCGGCTCGGCATCGGCGACATGCCGAGCCGCGTGACGATCAAGATGCCGGGCAACAAGCAGGGCGTCCCGGAGATGTGGAAGGACCTGCGCCGCCTCGAGTTGCACACGTCGATCGTGCGCGACGTGCCCGTCGTCGAGAGCTTCCGCGAGTCGGGCAACATCGGCGTTGGAGGCCAGCGGAACGTCGCAGCGGGCGTCGCGCGCGCCATCGTGATGCAGGTCGTCGGCATGCATTCGCCCGCGGAGGTCGTCGTGCACGCCGTCGCGTCGACCGAGTCAGCGGGCGACTGGGAGTGGCTGAAGTGGTTGCCGCACGTCGGCGGTGGGCACTCGCCGATCGGCGCCGAGGCGCTGGCCGCCGGCACCGAGCCCGTCACGCGGCTCGTGAGCGAGGTCGGCGATCTGCTCGACAAGCGGCTCGCGGCGACCGAGGCAACGGCGCAGGGCGAGGACGACATCGGCACGATGCCCATCGTCGTCTTCGTCGTCGAAGACGACACGCCGATCGAGCGCCACCGTCTCATCCGCATCCTCGAGCACGGCCCCGAGGTCGGCATCCACACGGTGTGGGTCGCGAACTCCCTCGCTCGCATCCCCGCCGCATGCCGCACCTACCTCGAGCTGAGCCCCGCGACGGGCGACGCCGTCGCCGGATTCGTGAAGGCCGGCGGCCTCGGCGTGACGCCCGTCGTCTGCGACATGGTCGACCGCGCCGGAGCGGAGGCGTTCTCGCGCGCCCTCGCTCCCGTCGAGGATGCTTCCGTCGCGCTCGACGACGCGAGCGACCTCCCGCGCTCGGTCAACTTCCTCAGCATCGTCGGCACGGAGCTCGCGAAGGAGCCGGAGGCGATCCTCGAACGCTGGGGGGAGACGCACTCGATCCTCACGGGACCGCGAGCATCCGGCCAGGTCGGCAAACAGAAGTCGTCGCTCCGAGCGGTCTTCGGCATGGCGGCCGCCGAGCCCTTCGCCATCGATCTGCGCGCCGACGGTCCGCACGCCCTCGTCGGCGGCACGACGGGTTCGGGGAAGTCGGAGTTCCTGCAGGCGTGGGTGCTCGGCATGGCCACGGCGCACTCGCCGCAGCGCGTCTCCTTCCTCTTCGTCGACTACAAGGGCGGCTCGGCGTTCGCCGACTGCATCGAGCTGCCGCACTGCATCGGCATCGTCACCGACCTCAGCCAGCACATGGTGTACCGCGCGCTCACGTCGCTGCGCGCCGAGCTGCACTACCGCGAACACCTCTTCAACCGCAAGAAGGTCAAGGACCTCATCGAGCTCGAGCGCACGGGCGACCCGGAGGTGCCGCCGAGCCTCATCATCATCGTCGACGAGTTCGCGGCGCTCGTGAACGAGGTGCCGGAGTTCGTGGACGGCATGGTCGACATCGCTCAGCGCGGTCGTTCGCTCGGCCTCCACATGGTGCTCGCGACGCAGCGTCCGGCAGGCGTGATCCGCGACAACCTGCGCGCGAACACCAACCTCCGCATCGCGCTGCGCATGGCCGATGAGGCCGACTCGCAAGACATCCTCGGTCTCAAGATGGCGGCGCACTTCGACTCGTCGACGCCAGGGCGCGGCGCCGCCAAGACGGGCCCCGGCCGCGTACGCCCCTTCCAATCGGGCTACGCGGGCGGCTGGACGAGCGACGAGGCCGAGCCGAGCCGCGTGGAACTCGAGGAGCTGCGCTTCGGGTCGCCGGTGGCCTGGGACTCGCTGCCCGATCCCGAGCGCGACCGCAAGCGCGAGGAGGCAGCCAACCGGCCGAGCGATATCCGCCGCGTCGTCGACACGGTGCGCACGGCCGCCGACCTCGCCGAGCTCCCTGAGCTTCGCAAGCCGTGGCTGCCGAACCTGCAGGACACCTACGACCTCTCGCGTCTGCCGAACTCCCGGACCGACACGGAGCTGCTCCTCGGCGTGTGCGACCGGCCGCAGGACCAGACGCAGCCGACGATGTCGTTCTTCCCCGACCGGGACGGCAATTTCGCGGTGATCGGGACGGGTGGTTCCGGCAAGACGGGAACCCTGCGGACGATCGCCGCGAGCGCCGCGATCACGGTGCGAGGCGGCCCCGTCCACGTGTACGGCCTCGACTTCGCCGGCGGCGGTCTCGCCATGCTCGAACCGCTTCCCCACGTCGGCGGCATCGTGAACTCGGAGGACGAAGACCGCGTCGGCAGGCTCCTGCGCACGCTGCGCTCCGAGATCGACCGCAGGTCGCAGGCCTACGCCGAGATTCGGGCGTCGACCGTGAGCGAGTACCGCGTCCTCGCGAACCGGCCGAACGAGCCGCGCATCCTGCTCATGCTCGACGGGATCGGCGCGTTCCGCGACGCCTTCGAGGGCAACCTGCGCATGCCGTTCTGGGACCTGTTCATGCAGATCGCGAGCGACGGGCGACAGGTCGGCGTGCACGTGATCGTCACGGCCGACCGCCTCAACGCGATCCCGATGGCCCTGAACTCGTCGATTCAGCGCCGCCTCATCCTGCGGCTCACGTCGCGCGACGACTACGTCTCAGCCGGCGTCCCGCGCGACGTGATCCAGCCCACCTCGCCGCCGGGACGTGGCGTGCTCGACGGCCTCGAGCTGCAGGCCGCCGTGCTCGGCGGCGACAGCAATGTCGCCGTACAGGCGAAGCGCGTCGAGGGGCTCGCCGCGTCGATGCGCAAGCTCGGCGTCGCGGACGCGCAGCCCGTGCTCACGCTGCCCGACGACATCGTGTTGTCGTCGATCGGTGCATCGCCAGACCGGGTGCGCATCGGCATCGCCGACGAAGACCTGGGACCGCTGGACATCGAGCCCGTCGGCGCCCTCGCCGTGACCGGCCCGCCCGGCAGCGGAAAAACCACGATGCTGGTCACGGTCGCCACGTCGCTGCGCAAGCTCAAGCCCCGTGCCCGGATCTACCTCATCTCTGGTCGCAGGTCGGCGATCGCGGCCGAGCCGGTCTGGTCGCAGGCGACGCACGACCAGGACGAGATCGTCGAACTGCTCGAGGACCTGCGTGATGACCTCGAAGCGGGTGCGCTCGAACCGGGCGAAGTGACGCTCGTCGTCGAGTACCTCTCGGACTTCGGCGGCACGCCCGTCGAGCGCCCGCTCGAAGCGGTCGTGAAGGCGCTGCTCAAGCAGGAGCAGTTCGTCGTCGCCGAGAACGACCTGGCCACGTGGAACCAGGTGCACGGCCTCAGCGGGGTGATTCGCTCCAAGCGCCGGGGCATCATCATGCAGCCCGCAGAGGGCGAGGCCGACAACCTGCTCTCGACGCCGCTGGGGCGCATCAAGCGAGGCTCGCTCCCCGTCGGTCGCGGCTTCCTCGTCGAGTTCGCGAAGGCCACGAAGTTCCAAGCCGCCCGCGTCGAGCACTGA
- a CDS encoding WXG100 family type VII secretion target has product MMQGGNPEDMERVKTVIETERGEVEQAMRALQAQVDSLIPDIWNGPDADAFVAEFNGDVVSRFEAVLQDMETAANELGRNAEEQRMTSAS; this is encoded by the coding sequence ATGATGCAGGGTGGCAACCCGGAAGACATGGAGCGGGTCAAGACCGTCATCGAGACCGAGCGCGGCGAGGTCGAGCAGGCGATGCGTGCGCTCCAGGCGCAGGTTGATTCGCTGATCCCCGACATCTGGAACGGCCCGGACGCCGATGCGTTCGTGGCCGAATTCAACGGCGACGTCGTGTCGCGCTTCGAGGCGGTCCTCCAGGACATGGAGACGGCGGCCAACGAGCTCGGCCGCAACGCGGAAGAGCAGCGCATGACGTCCGCGTCCTGA
- a CDS encoding FHA domain-containing protein: MGSQGFIEPPPGLLGVSASSGRRSDSAARTGGSPFAPASTPSGTGRRTDEPQPPASHQEPTAQQSETPPAAPRFTIRTDGEPPVPEVPRLAPHAAAAPQPATQQAIAPQGDAQQARPSWVAKRVPDGTGQPLPPFPRLAPPQPRPAPPAPQQPPASPYAPSTGSEGTPPAPGAPRYGVAGASARAPHDASLPEWSLVLADGVAVPLYGPVVVGRNPSADRFPGATLAAVPDNTRTMSKTHARFYLDDGVPMVDDLGSTNGIALFPGGNTQGAMAVEPGAPAEVRSGDIVQLGEYEITVRRN, from the coding sequence GTGGGGTCACAAGGATTCATCGAGCCGCCACCCGGCCTGCTCGGTGTCAGCGCATCGTCCGGGCGCCGCTCGGACTCGGCGGCGCGGACCGGTGGCTCGCCCTTCGCCCCGGCATCCACGCCCTCCGGCACCGGTCGCCGGACCGACGAGCCGCAGCCTCCGGCATCGCACCAGGAGCCGACCGCGCAGCAGTCGGAGACCCCGCCGGCCGCTCCGCGATTCACGATCCGCACCGACGGTGAACCACCGGTGCCCGAGGTTCCTCGCCTCGCCCCGCACGCGGCCGCGGCGCCGCAGCCCGCCACGCAGCAGGCGATCGCACCCCAGGGCGACGCGCAGCAGGCCCGCCCATCGTGGGTCGCGAAGCGCGTCCCCGACGGCACGGGGCAGCCGCTCCCGCCGTTCCCCAGGCTCGCTCCGCCGCAGCCCCGCCCCGCCCCGCCCGCGCCGCAGCAGCCCCCCGCTTCCCCGTACGCCCCGTCGACAGGGAGCGAAGGGACGCCTCCTGCACCGGGCGCGCCCCGGTACGGGGTCGCCGGCGCGTCGGCTCGGGCGCCGCACGACGCGTCACTCCCCGAGTGGAGCCTCGTCCTCGCCGACGGCGTCGCCGTACCCCTGTACGGGCCCGTGGTCGTCGGCCGCAACCCCTCCGCGGATCGGTTCCCCGGAGCCACCCTCGCGGCCGTCCCCGACAACACGCGCACGATGTCGAAGACCCACGCGCGCTTCTACCTCGATGATGGCGTCCCCATGGTCGACGACCTCGGCTCGACGAACGGCATCGCCCTTTTCCCCGGTGGCAACACGCAGGGGGCCATGGCGGTCGAACCAGGGGCTCCCGCCGAGGTGCGCTCGGGCGACATCGTGCAACTGGGGGAGTACGAGATCACGGTGCGTCGCAACTGA
- the leuC gene encoding 3-isopropylmalate dehydratase large subunit, translating to MTATARESAETEATAVPKTLAEKVWETHLVTKGVDGAPDLLYIDLHIMHEVTSPQAFDGLRQAGRMVRRPDLTIATEDHNTPTINILNRIEDPISRTQIETLRKNVEEFGIRLHSLGDAEQGIVHVVGPQLGLTQPGITVVCGDSHTSTHGAFGAMAFGIGTSEVEHVLATQTLPLKPFKTMAINVNGTLREGVTAKDIILAIIAKIGTGGGAGYVVEYRGSAIEQLSMEGRMTICNMSIEAGARAGMVAPDDKTFEYLRGRDHAPKGDDWDAAVEYWRTLRTDDGAVFDAEVDLDADTLEPFVTWGTNPGQGVSLNDVIPDPGHYADPNDRAAAERALQYMDLEAGTPMKQIAVDTVFMGSCTNSRIEDLRAFTSIIKGRTKADDVRVMVVPGSARVRLEAEAEGLDKIVTDFGAEWRFAGCSMCLGMNPDQLSPGERCASTSNRNFEGRQGKGGRTHLVSPLVAAATAVRGTLSSPSDLDPIDEAVVDGPVADTITEAVA from the coding sequence ATGACTGCAACTGCACGCGAGTCGGCTGAGACCGAGGCGACAGCCGTTCCCAAGACCCTGGCCGAGAAAGTGTGGGAGACACACCTGGTCACGAAGGGCGTCGACGGCGCGCCCGACCTCCTCTACATCGACCTGCACATCATGCACGAGGTGACGAGCCCGCAGGCCTTCGACGGGCTGCGCCAGGCGGGGCGCATGGTGCGCCGCCCCGACCTCACGATCGCGACGGAAGACCACAACACGCCGACCATCAACATCCTGAACCGCATCGAAGACCCCATCAGCCGCACGCAGATCGAGACGCTGCGGAAGAACGTCGAGGAGTTCGGCATCCGCCTGCACTCCCTCGGCGACGCAGAGCAGGGCATCGTGCACGTCGTCGGTCCCCAGCTGGGCCTCACGCAGCCGGGCATCACCGTCGTCTGCGGCGACTCCCACACGTCGACGCACGGCGCGTTCGGCGCCATGGCCTTCGGCATCGGCACGAGCGAGGTGGAGCACGTCCTGGCCACGCAGACTCTCCCGTTGAAGCCCTTCAAGACGATGGCGATCAACGTCAACGGCACGTTGCGCGAAGGGGTGACGGCCAAGGACATCATCCTGGCGATCATCGCGAAGATCGGCACCGGCGGTGGCGCGGGCTACGTGGTCGAGTACCGCGGTTCGGCGATCGAGCAGCTCTCGATGGAGGGCCGCATGACGATCTGCAACATGTCGATCGAAGCCGGTGCGCGCGCCGGGATGGTCGCGCCCGACGACAAGACCTTCGAGTACCTGCGGGGTCGCGATCACGCGCCGAAGGGCGATGACTGGGATGCGGCGGTCGAGTACTGGCGCACGCTGCGCACCGACGACGGTGCGGTCTTCGATGCCGAGGTCGACCTCGATGCCGACACGCTCGAGCCCTTCGTCACGTGGGGCACCAACCCGGGCCAGGGCGTCTCGCTGAACGACGTCATTCCGGACCCGGGCCACTACGCCGACCCGAACGACCGGGCGGCCGCCGAGCGCGCCCTGCAGTACATGGACCTCGAGGCTGGAACGCCCATGAAGCAGATCGCGGTCGACACGGTGTTCATGGGATCCTGCACGAATTCACGCATCGAAGATCTGCGCGCGTTCACCTCGATCATCAAGGGACGCACGAAGGCCGACGACGTGCGCGTCATGGTCGTGCCCGGCTCGGCGCGCGTGCGCCTCGAGGCCGAGGCCGAGGGCCTCGACAAGATCGTCACCGACTTCGGTGCCGAGTGGCGGTTCGCCGGCTGCTCGATGTGCCTCGGCATGAACCCCGACCAGCTCTCGCCCGGCGAGCGCTGCGCCTCGACCTCGAACCGCAACTTCGAGGGGCGCCAGGGGAAGGGCGGGCGCACGCACCTCGTCTCGCCGCTCGTCGCGGCGGCGACGGCCGTGCGCGGAACGCTCTCGAGCCCGTCCGACCTCGACCCCATCGACGAGGCCGTCGTCGATGGACCGGTCGCCGACACGATCACCGAGGCGGTTGCCTGA